A window of Cyclopterus lumpus isolate fCycLum1 chromosome 14, fCycLum1.pri, whole genome shotgun sequence contains these coding sequences:
- the spry4 gene encoding protein sprouty homolog 4: MESRVPHHIPGVSSSLISQPLLDSRVPYGRLQHPLTIYPIDQIKSSHVENDYIDSPAVVSQQPPSQKSVNRRINWLGQNQEAFLGANHNHHHNHQHQHHQQGRCEPHPHPHQDTTTHPWISFSGRPSSISSSSSTSSDQRLLDHAAPTPTVDHHPNLHPHQGPVNAITTRTPGCFTSSESKVLTSSSSASSCASSKSLDLKSAKMPAGGVCTTGGQQGLALIPSSPAEKKHLLLCEHCGKCRCTECTLPRTLPSCWVCNQECLCSAQSLVDTATCMCLVKGIFYHCTEDEDDEGSCADKPCSCSQANCCARWSFMAALSVVLPCLVCYLPATGLAKLGQKCYDNVSRPGCRCKNLQGGVTAPVCKNGGVEAKVGTLEKQQQGS; the protein is encoded by the coding sequence ATGGAGTCCAGGGTTCCCCACCACATCCCCGGCGTATCCTCCTCCCTCATATCCCAGCCCCTGCTGGACAGTCGAGTGCCCTACGGACGCCTGCAGCACCCTCTCACCATTTACCCCATCGACCAGATAAAGTCCTCGCATGTGGAGAACGACTACATCGACAGTCCTGCCGTCGTCTCTCAGCAGCCCCCCAGCCAGAAGTCTGTGAACCGAAGAATTAATTGGCTTGGTCAGAATCAGGAGGCCTTCCTCGGGGCAAACCACaaccatcatcacaatcaccaacaccagcaccaccagcagggCAGGTGTGagccccacccccacccccaccaggACACCACCACCCACCCTTGGATTTCATTCAGTGGGAGGCCcagctccatcagcagcagcagcagcacctcaTCAGATCAGAGGCTGTTGGACCACGCTGCCCCCACCCCAACAGTGGACCACCACCCAAACCTGCACCCCCACCAGGGCCCCGTCAACGCAATCACAACCCGAACTCCAGGCTGCTTCACTTCCTCTGAATCAAAAGTCCtcacctcctcgtcctctgcttCATCTTGCGCCTCCTCTAAATCGCTGGACCTCAAGTCTGCAAAGATGCCTGCAGGAGGCGTGTGCACCACTGGAGGCCAGCAGGGGTTGGCGCTGATCCCTTCCTCCCCGGCCGAGAAGAAGCACCTCCTTCTCTGCGAGCACTGCGGGAAGTGCCGATGCACGGAGTGTACGCTCCCCCGGACCCTACCCTCTTGCTGGGTCTGCAACCAGGAGTGCCTGTGCTCTGCTCAGAGCTTGGTGGATACAGCCACCTGCATGTGCCTGGTCAAAGGGATCTTCTACCACTGCACCGAGGATGAGGACGACGAGGGCTCCTGTGCCGACAAGCCCTGCTCGTGCTCCCAGGCCAACTGCTGTGCACGCTGGTCCTTCATGGCGGCCCTTTCAGTTGTCCTGCCTTGCCTGGTCTGCTACCTGCCAGCTACAGGTCTGGCCAAACTGGGACAGAAGTGTTACGACAATGTTAGCAGGCCCGGCTGCCGCTGCAAGAACTTACAGGGCGGCGTGACGGCCCCAGTGTGTAAAAACGGAGGCGTGGAAGCAAAGGTTGGGACGctagagaagcagcagcagggatCATGA